A genome region from Hymenobacter tibetensis includes the following:
- a CDS encoding TlpA disulfide reductase family protein — protein sequence MKLFPLAAALLFALPSQAQQVALIKLPELQKRLSRKTDTTYVINFWATWCAPCVKELPYFEQVNTTYAKQKVKVLLISMDYASQLDKKVKPFVLKRGLKSEVVLLNEADPNTWMDKVDGKWSGALPFTLMINNSKQKRVAYEKEFTQPELTAALQKFLQ from the coding sequence TTGAAACTCTTTCCCCTAGCCGCGGCGCTGCTCTTCGCGCTGCCGAGCCAGGCCCAGCAAGTTGCCCTCATCAAACTACCCGAGCTGCAAAAACGCCTCAGCCGCAAAACAGACACCACATACGTCATCAACTTCTGGGCCACGTGGTGCGCGCCCTGCGTGAAGGAGCTGCCCTACTTCGAGCAAGTGAACACCACCTACGCCAAGCAAAAGGTGAAGGTGCTGCTGATAAGCATGGACTATGCCTCCCAACTCGACAAAAAAGTGAAGCCCTTCGTGCTGAAGCGCGGGCTGAAGTCGGAAGTGGTGCTGCTCAACGAAGCTGATCCCAACACCTGGATGGACAAGGTGGACGGCAAATGGTCGGGGGCGCTGCCCTTTACGCTGATGATCAACAACAGCAAGCAGAAACGAGTGGCTTACGAAAAGGAATTCACTCAGCCAGAGCTAACGGCGGCCTTACAGAAGTTTCTCCAGTGA
- a CDS encoding NAD(P)H-quinone oxidoreductase: protein MNSIVISAPGGPEVLHLTSQPIPEPAAHEILIRVQAAGVNRPDVLLRQGKYAGSGDVSGTVPGLEVAGIVERSGASVTRWQPGAQVCALLASGGYAEYAVVDARHCLPLPAGWSFAEAASLPETVFTVWHNVFQRGLLQPGETLLVHGGSSGIGITAVQLAHALGSTVAATVGSSAKAAAVRALGADVVVNYKEQDFEVEVQAMGGADVVLDMIGGDYTPKNLRLLRDDGRLVYINAMRGGTAEFNALDVMRRRLTISGSTLRPRSAAFKAALAAEVERHVWPLLLQKQFRPVLYRTFPLAEAAAAHQLLESSEHIGKIVLLTHEQQEVPSV from the coding sequence ATGAATTCTATTGTCATCAGTGCACCCGGCGGGCCCGAAGTGCTGCATCTTACCTCCCAGCCCATTCCGGAGCCCGCGGCCCACGAGATTCTAATTCGGGTGCAGGCAGCGGGCGTAAATCGTCCGGATGTATTGCTTCGGCAAGGCAAGTACGCTGGCTCTGGGGATGTCAGCGGCACAGTGCCGGGGCTGGAAGTAGCTGGCATCGTGGAGCGGAGCGGTGCCAGTGTCACGCGCTGGCAACCCGGCGCCCAAGTGTGTGCATTGTTGGCTTCTGGGGGCTACGCCGAGTACGCCGTAGTGGATGCGCGGCATTGCCTGCCGTTGCCCGCCGGGTGGAGCTTCGCTGAAGCCGCTAGCTTGCCCGAAACGGTATTTACGGTGTGGCACAACGTGTTTCAGCGGGGGCTGCTCCAACCCGGCGAAACGCTGCTGGTGCACGGTGGCAGCAGTGGCATTGGTATCACGGCGGTGCAGCTGGCGCATGCGCTGGGCAGCACCGTAGCCGCTACAGTGGGTAGCAGCGCCAAAGCGGCAGCAGTGCGGGCTTTAGGCGCCGATGTGGTGGTCAACTACAAAGAACAAGATTTCGAGGTGGAAGTGCAGGCCATGGGCGGCGCCGACGTGGTGCTGGATATGATAGGCGGTGACTACACTCCTAAAAACCTGCGGCTGCTCCGCGACGATGGCCGCCTGGTATATATCAACGCCATGCGGGGCGGAACGGCCGAATTCAATGCGCTGGACGTTATGCGCCGTCGCCTTACTATCAGCGGCAGCACGTTGCGGCCGCGCTCCGCTGCATTCAAAGCCGCCCTTGCTGCCGAAGTGGAACGCCACGTATGGCCCTTGCTACTCCAGAAACAGTTTCGGCCGGTGCTCTACCGCACGTTTCCGCTGGCCGAAGCCGCGGCCGCGCACCAGCTTCTGGAAAGCAGTGAGCACATCGGCAAAATAGTGCTGCTCACGCACGAGCAACAGGAGGTGCCTTCGGTATAG
- a CDS encoding NAD(P)H-binding protein translates to MKTALLIGATGLVGNYLLRQLLSDNRFATIKIFVRRPTGFKNPAKLEEHIVNFDEPEKWQHLLAGDVLFSTLGTTLRQAGSHHAQYKVDYTYQYRAAEAAAQNGVKTYVLVSSASADPDAFVFYMRMKGELERSIKRLPFQRIRIIQPGMLAGNRPEPRLAERIALPLAALLARVPGLAPYRPIHGREVANAMINAALDEKPGVQIDSLEGVFKRAAE, encoded by the coding sequence ATGAAAACTGCTTTACTAATTGGGGCCACCGGTCTTGTTGGCAACTACCTTTTGCGGCAGTTGCTTTCCGACAACCGGTTTGCCACTATCAAGATATTTGTGCGTCGGCCCACCGGGTTCAAGAATCCGGCGAAGCTGGAGGAGCACATTGTGAACTTCGATGAGCCCGAAAAGTGGCAGCACCTGCTGGCCGGTGATGTCCTGTTTTCAACGCTGGGCACCACCTTGCGACAAGCCGGCAGCCACCACGCGCAATACAAAGTAGACTACACGTACCAATACCGGGCCGCCGAAGCCGCCGCGCAAAATGGCGTTAAAACCTACGTGTTGGTTTCATCTGCCTCTGCCGACCCCGACGCGTTTGTTTTCTACATGCGCATGAAAGGCGAATTGGAGCGCTCCATCAAGCGCCTGCCGTTCCAACGCATCCGCATTATCCAGCCTGGTATGCTGGCCGGAAACCGCCCCGAGCCCCGGCTAGCCGAGCGCATCGCGTTGCCGTTGGCCGCCTTGTTGGCGCGCGTGCCTGGGTTGGCTCCCTACCGCCCCATCCACGGCCGGGAAGTAGCCAACGCCATGATAAATGCCGCCCTCGACGAAAAGCCCGGCGTGCAGATTGACTCGCTGGAAGGCGTATTCAAACGCGCTGCTGAGTAG
- a CDS encoding thioredoxin family protein — MKKLVPFLAACLLLVLSSYVRPMAGYQVGDKAADFKLKNVDGKLVSLADNKTAKGYIVVFTCNTCPYAQAYESRIIALHQKYASQGYPVVAINPNDPALAPGDSFAAMQAQAKSKKYPFPYLLDETQQVAQSYGATRTPHLYVLTRQGTGNEFKVSYIGAIDDNSEDATRVKTKYVENAMTEILAGKPATTGSTKAIGCSIKWRKA, encoded by the coding sequence ATGAAAAAGCTAGTTCCTTTTCTGGCTGCCTGCCTGTTGCTGGTGCTGAGCAGCTACGTTCGGCCGATGGCGGGCTATCAGGTTGGTGATAAAGCCGCCGACTTCAAGCTCAAAAACGTGGATGGCAAGCTGGTGTCATTGGCCGACAACAAGACGGCGAAGGGCTACATCGTGGTGTTCACCTGCAACACCTGCCCCTACGCCCAAGCCTACGAAAGCCGCATTATTGCGCTGCATCAGAAATACGCCAGCCAAGGCTACCCCGTCGTAGCCATCAACCCCAACGACCCCGCCCTTGCCCCCGGCGACTCTTTTGCGGCCATGCAGGCACAAGCGAAAAGCAAGAAGTATCCTTTCCCCTACCTCTTAGATGAAACGCAGCAGGTTGCCCAATCGTACGGAGCCACCCGCACGCCCCACCTCTACGTCCTGACCCGCCAGGGTACCGGCAACGAGTTCAAGGTGAGCTACATCGGCGCCATCGACGACAACTCGGAAGACGCCACGCGGGTGAAAACCAAGTACGTGGAAAATGCCATGACCGAAATCCTGGCCGGCAAGCCCGCTACTACGGGTTCCACCAAAGCCATCGGCTGCTCCATAAAATGGCGTAAGGCGTAG